From one Pogoniulus pusillus isolate bPogPus1 unplaced genomic scaffold, bPogPus1.pri S76, whole genome shotgun sequence genomic stretch:
- the NPFF gene encoding pro-FMRFamide-related neuropeptide FF has product MAAAAAASPPGPPPPAAAAAALDALLRSLQRPGPGRGPGTLLQPPRSGRAAQGGPQPRLSPRSWDPPAAPFWTMATPQRFGRRR; this is encoded by the exons atggcagca GCCGCTGCCGCCTCCCCTCCGGGGCCTccccctcccgccgccgccgccgccgccctggACGCTCTGCTCCGCTCCCTGCagcgccccggccccggccgcgGCCCCGGgaccctcctgcagccaccGAG GTCGGGTCGGGCAGCGCAGGGGGGACCCCAGCCCCGGCTCAGCCCCCGCAGCTGggaccctcctgctgcccccttcTGGACGATGGCGACACCGCAGCGCTTCGGCCGCCGCCGCTGA